The Raphanus sativus cultivar WK10039 chromosome 6, ASM80110v3, whole genome shotgun sequence sequence taatcaatttatgttcaggtttggtactatatttacggattggtatcagttatGTTCCTctgattcattttgccaaaccctaataattacatgaaaaaaaaatatcatcatatttttaaaatatatatccgcggaggtgcagagTTCAAagtttataatcatttattttaacaacaagccaaataaatatgttgattaaagagcgaataaaacaaaactaaagaaatacatagtttatcagagacactctatgtgtcgaatttattataaagaaaattttattaaaataaataaatttaataattacaaacaaataatatattttataaaagtaaaaaataatacccgcactttcgaagcgcgggtcaaaatctagttgcagATTATTACTTGACATCTAAGTGGCAAGACGTGTATAGGCATGGATTGCGGCCTGTAAATGGACCAAAGTTTTGGACATTTTCTGATGGAGATCTAATTGAAGCACCACCTTATAAGCGTCCTCCTGGTAGACCAAAAGGCAAAGCACGTATTAAAGGTGTTAATGAATCACCAAAGAAGGGTAAGAAGCATCCAGAAACAAAAGTGTCTAGAAAAGGAAGAGAAATGCATTGTAGTTTGTGTGGTAACAAAGGACATAATTCAAGAAAATGTCCTCATGAGGTACTCTTCCATCTTAGTTGTAATGGTTTTGCATTTCTCTTACTGTCTTCTCATTTCTTATCTTATGTTTTCAGTCTGAAGAGAATAGGGTGAAAAGAAGGCGCATTCAAGAAGGTCTACCAAGTGAAGAAGCTCTAGCAAGAGAAGAAGCTCAAACAAGCCACCCTGTTTCTGATGATTAAAAATGGGCTTAAAAATGTGGTGTTAAGATTTTCTAAGATATTGTTTTGGATTTGGTAATGCTCGGGGTAGATGTAATTTTTTTGTGTTATCGGCTAAGTTTTCCTTGACATTGTACTGTTATGTACTAAATTAGGATGTTTAAATTCTCTTTATGGTGATATCATGACTTTTCCATTCAACTCATTATCATAAAGAAGTTCATTGTGCTTAGACATTACAACTTACCATTCCAAACATACTTAACAATAATTATACATCTCTAAGACAAGATAAAACACTAAACAAAGCATTCTTCAAACTTTCTCACAATGTCATCCTCATCTTCATCTTTCACTGTCTCCATTCGTTTCTTCTCCAAATCACTACGCATTTCTGCAATGGTTTCTTTTAAATGCTCAATCATTCGATTCTTCTTCCTAATCTCATCACGAGCTTCAATCAAAGCTAGTCTTTGCCATTCTGtgccttcttcttcatcaaaccAACAGAAATATTTGCATCCATTTCCAAACTGTTACCAAGTCcaaataacaatttatatctctttTTCGCATCTCAATAGCTAATAACAGAGCTCAATTAATAAATCTCATACCTTAAATCGTGGACAGCCGTAAAATCGTCGAGCTGGATTTTTTTCAGTCCAAGCTTGATTTATACTTGCCTTTAATTCACAAAAACACAATTTCTGCCCGGAATTTCGTCTCTTTCTTGATGAACTCGAACCCAGATCCATCTTCAAGCTTTTTGTGGTTGAGATATGAAGAAATCAcgaaagagaagaagacataAAGATAAGATAAGGGTCGGGTCGATTTTAGTGGTTGGATTTAGATTTGGGCTTGGGTGAAATAAAGTGTCAAAAAATCGATTAGACCCCAAAAAGTTTTCATTTGATCTAATTAGACCCCGCATGGTTAATCAGATACATTTCTAAGAGTTTATGTAGTTGTAGATACAATATAATACTTCAGATAGTTTTAGATACATTAGCTGATAGTTCGTGTAGCTACAGATCTTTTTTCCTAAGCTAAAACATAGAATGTAGTATGCCTGCAATCTCATACAATtcaacaatttaaaaaaaaaaaaacttattagaAAGATAGTGTAACAAAATATCTATGCAAAATCCGTAgctagatgaaaaaaaaaaaggatttactACTTCTCCTCATCGCTGTCTGTGGCGTAGTTTTGACACAGAGATTCGAGTCCCCTTGTTAGCTTTGCAGTCTTCTTCGAGACTATGAGAACCGAAGAGATTTGAACCGGAGATGTACCGTTAACACTTCTCttaggcttcttcttcttcttcttcttctttttatcaaCCAACGCCTCATCGTTTTCCTCTTCATCAATAATCCTAGCCGCCCGCTTACCAAATTTTAACGCCTTAATAAACAATTCTTCCTCCATGTTCTCTTCTTCTAGTTTCTTTCTTCTATTCAAAGCCTCAAGCATTGAGTCTACGCTCACGGAGGCTCTTCTAGACTTCATAGACTTCATCTCATCAAGCGCAGCCATAACTTCAATCTCTCTTTTAGATACCATAGTTCTCTTCTCCAACGACTCCAATGCGTTTTCACTTTCCTCAGGCTTCTCCTCCTCGAGTCCATTATAAAGGGCAACTGCACCTGATTCGACAGCATAGCCCGTGTTCTTTGGATCGGTTGTAATCGTCAACTCTGCGGAGCAGTTGGTGCACTTGATGTAGAACCTGTCGATTTTAATATCTAGGTACATCTCGTCGGTGACTTGTTCTTCACGGCTGTTGAATTTAGTGCCTTCCGACATGTAATTACCACATGTGTTGCACCGAATACGAACCGGGAGCATAAATCGAATCTTCTTTTGGTGGTTCTTCGGTTTTCGGACACGAGGTATCTTCTTCGGATCAAAATCTGGCGGAATATACTTGTTTGGGACTTTGCGTTCTCCCATATTATCTTCAGAGCATACGATTGAATGAACAAAAGGGTTTTGCAGTTATTTGGATAGTTCTCCCTTAGACACctatttataagaaaacaagCTCTTGGTGTTTCCttttctcagttttttttta is a genomic window containing:
- the LOC108809317 gene encoding uncharacterized protein LOC108809317, which encodes MGERKVPNKYIPPDFDPKKIPRVRKPKNHQKKIRFMLPVRIRCNTCGNYMSEGTKFNSREEQVTDEMYLDIKIDRFYIKCTNCSAELTITTDPKNTGYAVESGAVALYNGLEEEKPEESENALESLEKRTMVSKREIEVMAALDEMKSMKSRRASVSVDSMLEALNRRKKLEEENMEEELFIKALKFGKRAARIIDEEENDEALVDKKKKKKKKKPKRSVNGTSPVQISSVLIVSKKTAKLTRGLESLCQNYATDSDEEK